The Gammaproteobacteria bacterium nucleotide sequence CGCGAGATGCGCGCATTCCATGATTGCAGGAAACGCGGGCCCGGAAAAGATGTAGCGGAAGCGAGGACAAGAGCGATCGATGATCCGCGACCAATCGTGCCACGGATCACCCCCCGCGACTGGCGCAATCCCACGGACCGCGTCACTGTCTTCTGGAGCGTTCCCAGAGCACCCGAACCACGCACTCCCATGAACGACGACGACGCCCACCGCCGGAAGACCCGCCGCGATTCCGGGGTCGAAGACCACGCAACCGGAGCCCCCACCGCCCTGAACCGCCGCGACTTCCTGAAGGCCGGCGCGCTCGGAGTGGCTGCGGGTGCGGCCGCCGGATGCACCGAGCCCCGAGCCGAAGCGGCCATGACCGGAGCTCAAGCCCAGGCCTCGGCCACCGGCGCCACCCCTCAGGGACTCCCCACCCCCCCGGCTCAGCCGCTCGCCGCCCCGCCCCTCGATCCGGTGCGCATCGGGTTCGTCGGCGTGGGCGGGATGGGCACCGCCCACGTACGCAACCTTGTGCGCATCGACGGGTGCGTGGTGACCGCCGTGTGCGACATCCGCGCCGAACACGCCGAGCGGGCCGCCGCCATCATCGAGGAGGCGGGACATCCCGGCCCCGCCCTCTACACCCGCGGCGAGCGCGACTTCGAGCGGCTGTGTGGCGAGGCGGATCTCGATCTGGTCTACACCGCGACCCCGTGGCGCTGGCACGTCCCCGTCTGCGTCGCCGCCATGGAGAACGGCAAGCACGCCGCCACCGAGGTCCCCGCAGCCTACACCCTGGACGACTGCTGGCGGCTGGTCGAGACCGCCGAGCGCACCGCGCGTCATTGCGTGATGATGGAGAACGTGAACTACGGCCGTGCCGAGCTCCTCTGCCTCAACCTCGTGCGCCAGGGGCTGCTCGGTGAGATCCTGCACGGGGAGTGTGGTTATCTGCACGACCTGCGCGAGATCAAGTTCGCCGACGAGGGCGAGGGGCTCTGGCGACGCGCGCACTCCTGGACGCGCAACGGCAACCTCTATCCCACCCACGGCCTGGGCCCGGTCGCCAACTGCATGGACATCAACCGGGGCGACCGCTTCGCCTCTCTGGTGTCGATGAGCAGCCCGTCGCGCGGCCTGCAGGAGTGGGCGGCGATCCACTACGGCACGGGGCATCCCAAGCGTGCCGAGACCT carries:
- a CDS encoding Gfo/Idh/MocA family oxidoreductase; amino-acid sequence: MNDDDAHRRKTRRDSGVEDHATGAPTALNRRDFLKAGALGVAAGAAAGCTEPRAEAAMTGAQAQASATGATPQGLPTPPAQPLAAPPLDPVRIGFVGVGGMGTAHVRNLVRIDGCVVTAVCDIRAEHAERAAAIIEEAGHPGPALYTRGERDFERLCGEADLDLVYTATPWRWHVPVCVAAMENGKHAATEVPAAYTLDDCWRLVETAERTARHCVMMENVNYGRAELLCLNLVRQGLLGEILHGECGYLHDLREIKFADEGEGLWRRAHSWTRNGNLYPTHGLGPVANCMDINRGDRFASLVSMSSPSRGLQEWAAIHYGTGHPKRAETFALGDVNASLIQTAMGRTIYVAHDTNLPRPYDRINKVQGTRGIFQGYPDRVYIEGRSESHRWDDAEAWYGEHEHPLWSALREASIGAGHGGMDFMEDYRLIKCLREGLPTDMNVYDAAALSAVCELSEISVAQGAAPVPFPDFTRGKWRDWQPWPIVTA